In the Brassica napus cultivar Da-Ae chromosome A7, Da-Ae, whole genome shotgun sequence genome, one interval contains:
- the LOC125576692 gene encoding uncharacterized protein LOC125576692 has translation MDIAYHYLKVDIRDGRSCHFWFDDWLGRDRLIDITGAAGTIYLGVQRHAMVSDAVTTAGWNIRGGRSRHFSRLHNVIMATNVPQTERSRDVVLLRHGDDDYRDTFSSSNMWDQLRTKRTKVDWHRVVWFPQGVPHYSFITWLAIKNRLSTGDRMRQWGMIQGCELCGERDETRDHLFFVCPYSYTIWEVRARKLMGSGVNPDWQWTIQRLETMGTNGVDSCIARLLFQTLIYHIYMAREER, from the coding sequence ATGGATATCGCTTATCACTATCTCAAGGTAGACATAAGGGATGGAAGAAGCTGTCACTTCTGGTTTGATGATTGGTTGGGAAGGGATCGCTTGATAGATATCACTGGAGCTGCAGGAACTATTTATCTTGGAGTCCAAAGGCACGCCATGGTCAGTGACGCGGTAACAACGGCTGGATGGAACATACGGGGTGGGAGAAGCAGACATTTTTCAAGACTTCACAACGTCATTATGGCAACAAACGTCCCTCAGACGGAGAGAAGCAGAGATGTAGTGCTATTGAGGCACGGAGATGATGATTACAGGGACACTTTTTCATCATCTAATATGTGGGATCAGCTTAGAACAAAGCGCACTAAAGTAGACTGGCACAGAGTGGTGTGGTTTCCACAAGGAGTGCCACACTACTCTTTCATCACCTGGCTAGCTATAAAAAATAGGCTATCTACTGGTGATCGCATGAGGCAATGGGGGATGATCCAAGGTTGTGAGCTATGTGGGGAAAGGGATGAGACAAGAGatcatttgttttttgtatGTCCATATTCATACACTATTTGGGAAGTAAGAGCGCGTAAATTGATGGGCTCTGGTGTCAATCCGGATTGGCAGTGGACAATACAGCGTTTGGAGACAATGGGTACAAATGGGGTTGATTCATGCATTGCTCGACTCCTATTTCAGACACTCATCTATCACATATATATGGCGAGAGAGGAACGCTAG
- the LOC106415167 gene encoding uncharacterized protein LOC106415167, which translates to MRRLVPVEMSKEVEDRQSSSSNVVAKLMGLETTASPRSSSRSRSSSLDARKFHGYEMWVSLENLSRKGHCDGSVSDSKKLDLVRRKFLEAKRLVTDDKLHGSKEFQEALQVLSSNKDLFLELLQESNSFFSHDLSDFHSVSPHPEANKRITVLRPSKAHNFVLQDSRGKQETGCTDAAQPTRIVVLKPSPGKGLDIKAITPSFFDEAGDDETRQVAKEITRHIRETFRGHCRNETLSSSSSYSVLSKGYLCDDGSLNRSTNEYPVGNSEIMSPSSRHSWDCGNRFETPFSSPSFRRVSFSPESSVYREAKKRLSERWAMMSLNGDPQQQQRNLPRVSTALGDMLALSETKVPTRCSEESNKAKQESRRSVSCIGSGLDQVESARDSTLNTFVRSKSVPEIRLNGGTSVPGTSKALAHRELTESRSLKSSWKVPSLFFFRNKKANKEKTDALSQLAKPTDALQRRSIFTTEGELTPPNENQDQPSPVSVLQHPLEEEYVGNPECSGSTKPWTSQGGKEMSLKCSLIDKSPPIGSIARVFSWEDESYTDITKPGNGIKEDEDWYYFIKTLLKTSGFSGSDPLMTRWHSPDSPLDPSLRDRFANKEPIKRRNQRSNRKLVFDCVNAIITETSSTAARTGVTTPGFDMVEHVWTEFKEWMVQDSNSLEGESLVREEVVGKMWSHNLQVEVNNLGVEIEEMLLQELVEKAVFDLTR; encoded by the exons ATGAGAAGACTCGTTCCTGTAGAAATGTCCAAAGAGGTTGAAGACAGACAGAGTTCTTCTAGTAATGTGGTTGCTAAACTGATGGGTCTAGAGACCACAGCTTCCCCACGTAGCAGCAGCAGATCCAGAAGCTCTTCTTTGGATGCTCGAAAGTTTCATGGATATGAAATGTGGGTATCACTGGAGAACCTTTCAAGGAAAGGACATTGTGATGGAAGCGTGAGTGATAGCAAAAAGCTGGATCTTGTCCGTCGCAAGTTCTTGGAAGCCAAACGCCTTGTTACAGATGACAAGCTTCACGGTTCCAAGGAGTTCCAAGAAGCCCTCCAAGTCTTGAGTTCTAACAAAGATTTATTCCTTGAGCTTCTCCAGGAATCTAATTCCTTCTTCTCTCATGACCTTTCCGACTTTCACTCTGTTTCTCCTCATCCAGAGGCTAATAAGCGAATTACAGTACTGAGACCTTCAAAGGCTCACAACTTTGTGCTTCAAGATAGCAGGGGCAAGCAGGAAACTGGATGCACAGATGCTGCGCAGCCGACTCGAATAGTGGTCTTGAAGCCTAGTCCAGGGAAGGGTCTAGATATAAAGGCTATTACTCCTTCCTTTTTTGATGAGGCTGGAGATGATGAGACCAGACAAGTGGCCAAGGAAATTACACGCCATATACGTGAAACTTTCAGAGGCCACTGCAGGAACGAGACTCTTTCCTCGTCTTCTTCTTACTCTGTCTTGTCCAAAGGCTATCTCTGTGATGATGGTTCGTTAAACAGGTCCACCAACGAGTATCCAGTGGGGAACTCTGAGATCATGTCACCATCCTCTAGGCATTCATGGGACTGTGGGAATAGGTTTGAGACTCCTTTCTCTTCCCCATCATTCAGACGTGTCTCGTTTTCTCCAGAGTCATCTGTCTACAGAGAGGCAAAGAAACGGCTTTCTGAAAGATGGGCAATGATGTCACTAAACGGAGACCCGCAACAGCAACAAAGAAACCTCCCAAGGGTCTCAACCGCTTTGGGCGACATGCTTGCTCTTTCAGAGACGAAAGTACCAACCAGATGCAGTGAAGAGAGCAACAAAGCGAAGCAAGAATCGAGAAGATCGGTTTCATGCATAGGCAGTGGTCTAGATCAAGTAGAAAGCGCAAGGGATTCTACTCTGAATACCTTTGTAAGGTCAAAATCAGTCCCTGAGATTAGACTCAATGGTGGAACGTCTGTTCCAGGAACTTCAAAAGCACTAGCTCACAGAGAGCTTACCGAGTCAAGAAGCTTAAAATCATCATGGAAAGTTCCAAGCTTGTTCTTCTTCAGGAATAAGAAAGCAAACAAGGAGAAGACTGATGCACTGTCTCAACTGGCTAAGCCCACTGATGCATTACAAAGAAGAAGTATTTTTACAACCGAG GGAGAACTGACCCCACCGAATGAAAACCAGGATCAGCCGAGTCCAGTTTCGGTTTTACAGCATCCTTTGGAAGAGGAATATGTGGGAAATCCAGAATGTTCTGGGTCAACCAAGCCATGGACCAGCCAAG GAGGAAAAGAAATGTCTCTGAAATGTAGTCTTATAGACAAATCACCTCCAATAGGATCAATCGCTCGTGTTTTCTCTTGGGAAGATGAGTCATACACAGACATAACTAAACCCGGAAATGGAATAAAGGAAGATGAAGACTGGTATTACTTCATCAAAACGCTTTTAAAAACATCCGGTTTCAGCGGCAGTGATCCGCTTATGACCCGGTGGCACTCACCAGATAGCCCTTTGGACCCATCATTAAGAGACAGGTTTGCCAACAAGGAACCCATCAAACGCAGGAACCAGCGATCAAACCGCAAGCTTGTGTTTGACTGCGTCAATGCCATCATAACAGAGACATCATCAACAGCTGCACGCACTGGCGTGACCACCCCAGGATTCGACATGGTGGAACATGTTTGGACAGAGTTTAAGGAGTGGATGGTTCAGGACTCTAACAGCTTGGAAGGAGAAAGTTTGGTGAGGGAAGAGGTGGTCGGAAAAATGTGGAGTCATAATCTCCAAGTGGAAGTGAACAACTTGGGGGTTGAAATTGAAGAGATGTTGCTGCAAGAGCTTGTTGAAAAGGCAGTCTTCGATCTCACTCGATGA